The genome window CGCCGCGGACCATCCGTCGGCCCGCCCGCCAGCCGGCGGAGCGAACGAGCGGATCGGGATTGATTTCGGCCGTGCTGAAAACGGTCTCATTCATGATCAATTCGCGCCGCGGATGCGCAATGAAGGTTCCGTTTGCCGAAATAAGCCAGGCATAGCCGACTTCCTTCTTCAGAAGCGAGGCCAGCAACCCGCTCAGCCCTTCAAGAGAAACATCGCTGGTCACGACCCCGTAAAACTCATTGCTTTTAAAAACAGGGCAACTGTATGTCACCATGAGAATCCCTCCGCCGCCCTCGTCAAAGTAAGGCTCGCACCAAACCGGCTCTTTCAGCTTTTGCGGAAGATAAAACCAGTCCCACGTGTCATAGCGATAATCATCCGCGCCAAGGTCCTTGCAGACCAGTTGCCCTTTTTCGTTAAAAACGTAAGGGGCGCAGCAAGCCGGGTTTTGCCCGTTTAATGACGGATTCAAGGCGATGGCCGCGCCGTAAATATTGCCGCGGTTCTGCTCCACAGTGCGCC of Kiritimatiellia bacterium contains these proteins:
- a CDS encoding cache domain-containing protein, whose product is MLLNRSIAVRLALLVVLGAGCILSAIIGYSYVRVRRMLMDDLETKARYMASATVNRIETTARSVEKAVQGMTVGLEMQSLSTNDMYQLLRRTVEQNRGNIYGAAIALNPSLNGQNPACCAPYVFNEKGQLVCKDLGADDYRYDTWDWFYLPQKLKEPVWCEPYFDEGGGGILMVTYSCPVFKSNEFYGVVTSDVSLEGLSGLLASLLKKEVGYAWLISANGTFIAHPRRELIMNETVFSTAEINPDPLVRSAGWRAGRRMVRG